The DNA segment GCCTTGCACAGGATGCCAGGACCTCCGGTGAGCCTGGCTTCCAGGGCGGTCGCGGGCAGGTTGCGGTTGATCGCCATTGCTTCGCGATTCAGAACTGGCTCCAGGGCACGAATGAGGATGCAGCCGGCTTTGCCCTCAGGCTCGCAGGTAACGTTCATGCAGAAGTACATGCCGTAGATGAAGTAGACGTATGCGTGGCCGGGAGGCCCAAACATGACGCGGTTGCGCGGTGTGACTCCGCGAAAGCTATGGGCGGCTGGATCGGGCGTAGTGGTGATGTGCGGGCCTAGATAGGCTTCCACTTCGACGATGCGCCCGGCAATCCAGCCGGCAGAGGTGTTATGCGCCAGGATTTTGCCCAGCAATTGCGGGGCGACGAGTTCGGGCGCGGCGGTGAGAAAGCGCCGTGAAACAGGCCGCCAGTTTTTGGGCAGTATTGCTGGCGGCTTCATGATCAGGCCTGGTGAGCCTTGATGGCTGCGAGAACTTCTTCCGCGTGTCCCTCGGGCTTGACCTTGGGGAAAATTTGGAGGAGAGTCTGATCGGGGCCGATGACGTAGGTGGTGCGTTCGA comes from the Acidicapsa ligni genome and includes:
- a CDS encoding DNA-3-methyladenine glycosylase produces the protein MKPPAILPKNWRPVSRRFLTAAPELVAPQLLGKILAHNTSAGWIAGRIVEVEAYLGPHITTTPDPAAHSFRGVTPRNRVMFGPPGHAYVYFIYGMYFCMNVTCEPEGKAGCILIRALEPVLNREAMAINRNLPATALEARLTGGPGILCKALAITRPEDNGLDLLDADSPLQLRQDSYTPGPVEITPRIGIRHAADLPLRFTLANHPCVSRVPKSKFLIKPAHS